The segment CGAGTAGCGCGCCGCCCACCAGGTCCGTCCACCAGGTCCGCCCGGCGGGGTCCGTCCCCCCGGGCGGACCTTCGCCGTCCGCCCGGCTGACAGTGCCGGGTGGCAGGGTGGGGCCATGCTGGAAATCGCGGTGCAGGACAAGTCCGGTCGGGTCGGCGTCCGGGTCTCGGAAGACGAACTCCGCGACCTGGTACGGGACATGGGGCAGTGGAAGGGGTCCTTCCTGGTGCTCCAGCGCGTCCCCGACCTGCCGGACACCTACGCCCAGACCTGCCCGGAGGACGGGGCCTGGACGGTCGAGCACCGGGACGGCGCGCAGTCGCGGCACTTCGCGGCGCGGGTGACCGAGCTGGAGCGGGTCGCCGAGCTGCTGGTCGGATGGGCCCGGCAGGACGCCGACTGGGCGGCGGGGGAGCAGTGGGAGCGGATCGACTTCGGCCCCGACCCGGAGCCCGCGCCGCTGGAACTGTCGGCGGAGGACGAGGAGGCCCTGATCGCCGAGGTGCGGCGGCTGCTGGTGGGCGGGTACGCGACGCTCGCGCAGGCGGCCGAGGCCGCCGAGGAGTACCTGGTGGACGGGGAGCACCGGCCGGTCAGCCGGGAGCAGGCCAGGCAACTGGCCGAGCGGCTGTGGCGGGAGCGGGTCGCCGAGCAGCGCGCCTGGACCGGCGAGACCGACCCGGAGCGGCTGGCCCGGGCCTTCGCGGTACTGGACGCGGCCGGGATCACCGCCCGGGAGGACTTCACCTGCTGCGGCAGCTGCGGCTACGCCGAGATCGGGGCGGAGGCGGCGCCCGGCGCCCGCGGCTTCGTCTTCTTCCACTCCCAGAGCACCGACGGCGCGGCCGCGGGCGGCGACCTGTGGCTGCAGTACGGCGGCTTCGACGGCTCGGAGGCGACCACGGCCGCCGTCGGCCGGGAGGTCGTCGCGGCGCTGGCCGGGGTGGGCCTGGCGACCGCCTGGGACGGCGAGCCGGACGACGCGATCCGGGTCACCGGCCTGGACTGGCGCCGCCGCCTGGTCGGCTAGGCCCTTGCGCAGCTCAGGCTGTCCTTCGTACGGCGCAGCCCCGGGCCCGAGCTGTTGCCGGGGGCGGGGGCGCTGCCTTGACTGGAGCGGAATGTCCCGGCTCCCGCGCGAGGGGTAGGTCACCATGCTGTCGGCCCGCAGTCTGTTCCAGGAGATCCACGACGACGACCAGGCGTTCCGGTTGTTCTGCTCGATCGCCGCGAAGGGCGAGGACCAGGGCGGCTGGGAGAACGGCCGGATCGCCCGGCTGGTGCCCGACCCCGAGCTGGCGCCCAAGGTGGCCCGGCACGGCGCCGACGAGGACAAGCACGGCCGGATCTTCAAGGCGCTGATGCACAAGCGCGGCCTGCTGGAGCGGGACGTCCCGGACGACACCGACTACACGATGATCCTGGAGCGGCAGGGCATCGGCCTGGCGCACTCCCGGCTGCGCCGGGACGAGCCGCTGACCGAGCGGGACGTGATCACCTACCTGGCGCACAGCCGGGTGACCGAGCAGCGGGCCGCCGAGCAGATGCTGATGCTGAAGAAGATCTTCGGCGACCACCCGGACCTGGGCCGGGCGGTGCGGATGATCTCCCACGACGAGGACAACCACCTGGCGTTCTGCCACGAGGAGCTGCTGCGGCTCGCCTACCACGGGCACGGCCGGGCGATCCTGGACACCCTGCAGTCCACCGCCCGGGCCGAGATCCGCACCTACCGGGACGTCAGCCTGGCGGTGATGGCGCACCTGGGCGAGCTGCTGCGCTGGCCGAAGGCGAAGTCGGCGGCGCTGGCCGCCGGCATCCACGGGGTGTACGCGTACGAGCGGGCGGGCGGCTGGCGGCGGATGACCACGCTGAGGATGCCGGCCAGGCTGAACGCGCTGGGCGGGCCCGTGCCGCACGAGCAGTTCGCCTGACCGCCCGGCGGCGGGCCGCGGGAGGCCGGTGTGCAGACTGACCAGGTGACCTCCGAGATCTTCCCGCACAACGTCCAGCAGACCCTCGACCTGATCGGCATCTTCGTCTTCGCGCTGTCCGGCGGCCTGATGGCGGTCCGCAAGAACATGGACATCTTCGGCATCTGCGTGCTGGCCGAGGCCACCGCGCTGGGCGGCGGCGTGCTGCGGGACCTGGTGATCGGGGCGCTGCCGGTGGCCGCGTTCACCAGCTTCGGGTACTTCCCGACCCCGCTGGTCGCCGGGGTGGTGGTGTTCTTCCTGCACCCCGAGGTGGAGCGGATCACCCGGACGGTGATGGTGCTGGACGCGGCCGGCCTGGGCCTGTTCTGCGTCACCGGCACCATCAAGGCGCACACCTACGGCCTGGGCGCCGTCCCCTCGGTGGCCTGCGGCATGCTGACCGCCGCGGGCGGCGGCGTGATCCGCGACCTGCTGGCGATGGAGCCGCCCTCGCTGCTGCGCTGGGACCGCGAGATATACGCCGTCCCGGCGCTGGTCGGCTCGGCCGTGGTGGCGATCCTGATCGGGATGGGCCGGCTGACCCCGCTGTACGCCTCGCTGGCCGCCGTGGTCGCCTTCGCGATGCGGATGCTGGCGCTCAAGTACGGCTGGCGCGCACCTCGTGCTTGGCACCGCAACGGTTCTCGCACCAGCGAGGAGTAGGCGCGCCGCCGTACGCCAGCGAGATCGCCTCGACCGTGCAGAGCAGCTCCGGCAGCAGCTTGCTCAGCTCGTTCACCGAGGCGATCCGGACCGGGGCGGAGATCGAGCAGGCCGCGATGGCGGTGCCCTCGGTGCCGGCGATCGGGGCGGCGATGCAGTTCACCGCCTCCTGGTACTCGGCCTGGTCGACCGCCCAGCCGCGGCGGCGCACCTCGGTCAGCTCGGCCCGGAACTCCTCCGGGCCGCGGATCGACTGCGGGGTGCGGGCCGGGAACTCCACCTCGGCGAGGAAGGCCGTCAGCTTCTCGGCCGGCAGGTCGGCCAGCAGCACCTTGCCCGCCGCGGTGGCCACCGCGGGCGCGCGGCGGCCGATCCGGCTGGCCTCGCCGAGCCAGCTGCGGCCGTGGTCCGGGTACTTCGCCTCGACCTTGTCGAGGTACAGCACCTCGTCCTCCTCCAGCACGGACAGGTGCACGGTGTGCCCGTACCGCTCGTTCAGCACCGCCAGGTAGGGCGCGGCGACCTGCCGGATGTCGATGCCCTCCAGCGCCTGGTGGGCGAGCGCGAACAGCCGGCCGCCCAGCCGGTAGCGCTGGTCGGACTGCCGGTGGACGAAGCCGTGCTCCTGCAGGGTGCGCAGCAGCCGCAGCGCGGTGGACTTGTGCACCCCGATCCGCGCGGCGGCCTGTTCCAGCGACGCCGGACCCTCGCCGAGCGACGCCAGGATGGTCAGCGCCCGGTCGACCGTCTGGGACACGGCCCCTCCCTCTCACATCAGCGTGGCCGGAAGGCTAACGGCGCGTTGCAGAGGGTGCAATGGCCAAATCGTGACTCTTGGGCCGCCTACACTGGACCCCGCTATGGCTTACCTCGACCACGCCGCCACCACACCGATGCTGCCCGAGGCGATCGCCGCGATGACGGCGCGGTTCGGCGTCGTCGGCAACGCCTCCTCGCTGCACACCGCCGGCCGCCGGGCCCGCCGGGTGGTGGAGGAGGCCCGCGAGTCGCTGGGCGAGTCGCTGGGCGCCCGGCCCAGCGAGATCGTGCTGACCGCGGGCGGCACCGAGTCCGACAACCTGGCGGTCAAGGGCCTGTACTGGTCCCGGCGGGACGCCGATCCGGCCCGCCGCCGGGTGCTCAGCAGCCCGGTCGAGCACCACGCGGTGCTGGACGCGGTGCACTGGCTGGCCGAGCACGAGGGCGCCGAGGTCGAGTACCTGCCGGTGGACGCGCTGGGCCGGGTGCACCCCGAGGCGCTGCGCGCGGCGATCGAGCGCTCCCCGGAGACGGTCGCGCTGGTCACCGTGATGTGGGCCAACAACGAGGTCGGCACCATCCAGCCGATCCGCGAACTCGCGGCCGTCGCCGCCGAGTTCGACGTGCCGATGCACTCCGACGCGGTGCAGGCGCTGGGCCAGGTGCCGGTCTCCTTCGCGGAGTCCGGGCTGACCGCGCTGACCGTCACCGGCCACAAGGTCGGCGGCCCGTACGGCGTCGGCGCGCTGCTGCTGGCCCGCACCGCCAAGCCCGTCCCGCTGCTGCACGGCGGCGGCCAGGAGCGGGACGTCCGCTCCGGGACGCTGGACGCGCCCGGCTCGGCCGGGTTCGCGGTGGCCGCCGCGCTGGCCGTCGAGCGCCAGCCCCGGTACGCGGCCGCGGTGGCCGCGCTGCGCGACGAACTGCTCGCGGTGGTCCGCTCGGCCGCGTCCGACGCGGTGCTCAACGGCGACCCGGCGGCGGACGGGCGGCTGCCCGCGAACGCGCACTTCTCCTTCCCCGGCTGCGAGGGCGACGCGCTGCTGATGCTGCTGGACGCGGCCGGCGTGGAGTGCTCGACCGGCTCGGCCTGCTCGGCGGGCGTCCCGCAGCCCAGCCACGTGCTGCTGGCGATGGGCGTCGAGCCCGAGTCGGCCCGCGCCTCGCTGCGCTTCTCGCTCGGCCACACCTCCACCGCCGCCGACGTGGCGGCGCTGGCCGCCGCGCTGCCCGGCGCGGTGGAGCGGGCCCGGCGGGCCGGGCTGGTGCGCGCCCGCTGAGGCCGACGTTTCGTTCCTGACGAAACCTTCTGCTTCCGGACGTATTCTGGGGGGATGGACACCCCCTTGCCCGAGCGCACCGTCCGCGACCTCACCGGGATGCTGGTGCAGGCCGCGCACGCGATGAACACCCGGCTGTCGCTGGCCCTGGCCGAGATCGACAGCTCCCCGCGCAAGCACTGCGTGCTGCTGCACGCCCTGGAGGCGGAGCGCACCCAGTCCCAGCTGGCCGCGATCGCCGGCCTGGACAAGACCACCATGGTGGTCACCGCCGACGAGCTGGAGCGGGACGGCCTGGCCGAGCGCCACCCGTCCGCGACCGACCGGCGGGTGAAGGTCATCCGCGTCACCCCGGCCGGCGCCGAGCTGGTGCGGCGCGGCGAGGTGATCGTCGACCGGGTGCACGGGGAGGCGCTGGGCGAGCTGTCGGCCGGGGAGCGGCAGGTGTTCGTGGACGCGCTGGACCGGCTGCAGCAGGCGACCGAGTTCCCGCTGGCCGGGGAGGGCGGCGTGGTGCGCAGGCTGCGGCGGGCCCGGCAGGGGTAGCCCGCGCACCGTTCCGCTCTGGATCGTCTACTACAAAACTATCTGCTACGGTTTCTCTTGTCGGGGGAGCGCGTCCGCGCTCCCCACGGGAGGGGAGAGACCCATGTCCGAGAACTCGTCACGCGCCCGCTGGCTGGCCCTCGCGGTGGTGTGCGCCGGGATGCTGATGGTGATCCTGGACGGGTCCATCACCACCGTCGCGCTGCCCGCCATCCAGGCCGACCTGCACATCGGGACGGCCGGACTGACCTGGGTCGTCGACGCCTACGTCGTCGCCTTCGGCGGCCTGCTGCTGCTCGCCGGACGCCTCGGCGACCTGCTCGGCCGCCGCCGCGTCTACCTCGCCGGGATCGCCGCCTTCACCGCCGCCTCCGTGCTGTGCGGCCTCGCGGTGAACTCCGGGACGCTGATCGCCGCCCGCTTCCTCCAGGGCGCGGGCGGGGCGATGGCCTCCGCCGTCGGCCTCGGCATGGTCGTCGCGCTCTTCCCCGACCCCGCCGAACGGGCCAGGGCCTTCGGCGCCGTCGGCTTCACCGGCGCCGCCGGCGCCTCGCTCGGCCAGGTCCTCGGCGGCGTCCTCACCCAGGGCCTCGGCTGGCACTGGATCTTCTTCATCAACCTGCCGATCGGCGCCGCCGCCCTGCTCGCCGGACGCCGACTGCTCGCCGACGACCGCGGCCCCGGCCTCAAGGCCGGCGCCGACGCCCCCGGCGCCGCCCTGGTCACCGCCGGACTGATGCTCGGCGTCTACACCATCGTCGAGGGCGGCCCGGCCGGCTGGACCTCCGCCCGCACCCTCGCCACCGGCGCCGCCGCCCTCGTCCTGCTCGCCGCCTTCCTGCTCCGGCAGGCCCGCACCGCCACCCCGCTGCTCCCGCCGCGGATCCTCGCCCGGCGCACCACCGCGCTCGCCAACCTGATCCAACTCCTCATGCTGGCCGCCCTGTTCGGCTTCCAGATCCTGCTCGCCCTGTACCTCCAGCAAGTCCAGCACTACAGCGCCCTCGCCACCGGCCTGGCCATGCTGCCCGCCGCCCTCACCATCGCCGCCGTCTCGCTGCTGCTCGCCGCCCGCACCATCGCCCGGCTCGGCGAACGCCGCACCCTGCTGCTCGGGCTGATCCTGCTCACCGCCGGCATCGCCCTGCTCACCCGGCTCCCCGCCGGACACCTCTCCTACGCCGCCGACGTGCTGCCCACCCTGCTCAGCGCCGCCGGGTTCGGCCTCGCCGCCACCGCCCTCACCGCCCTCGGCATGGCCGACGCACGGCCCGAGGACGCCGGCCTGCTCTCCGGCCTGCTCAACACCACCCAGCAGGTCGGCGCCGCGCTCGGCGTCGCCGTCCTCACCGCGCTGGCCGCCGGGCGCGGCACCGGCGGCTTCCACCTCGCCTTCGGCACCGCCGCCGCGCTGCTGGCCGCCGCGTTCCTGCTGGCCCTCGCGCTGCCCCGGCACCGGGCGGCGCCTCCCGCCGGAGCCGCCGCCGCCGGAGCCGGAGCCGCCGCCGAGCCGCCCGTGCTGACCCACGGCTGACCCGCGGCTGACCCGCGACCGATCCACGGCCGGCCGCCGGGGCGCGACCCGACCCCGTTACGCTTGGAGGCACCATGACTGACTTCCCCGGCGCCCCGACCACCCCGTCCACCGGCCGCCTGCGCGTGCTCGCCGCGATGTCCGGCGGCGTCGACTCCGCCGTCGCCGCCGCCCGGGCCGTCGAGGCCGGCCACGAGGTGACCGGCGTCCACCTGGCGCTCGCCAGCAACCCGCAGTCCTTCCGCACCGGTGCCCGCGGCTGCTGCACCCTGGAGGACTCCCGGGACGCCCGCCGCGCCGCCGACGTGATCGGCATCCCGTTCTACGTCTGGGACTTGGCGGAACGCTTCCGCGAGGACGTGATCGACGACTTCGTCGCCGAGTACGCGGCCGGCCGCACCCCCAACCCCTGCCTGCGCTGCAACGAGAAGATCAAGTTCGCCGCGCTGCTCGACAAGGCCGTCGCGCTCGGCTTCGACGCCGTCTGCACCGGCCACTACGCCCGGATCGTCGACCACCCCGACGGCACCCGCGAACTGCACCGCGCCGCCGACGCCGCCAAGGACCAGTCGTACGTCCTCGGGGTGCTCGACGCCGACCAGCTCGCCCACTCGCTCTTCCCGCTCGGCGACACCACCAAGGACGTCATCCGGGCAGAGGCCGAGCGGCGCGGCCTGGCCGTCGCCAAGAAGCCCGACAGCCACGACATCTGCTTCATCGCCGACGGCGACACCCAGGGCTTCCTGGCCGAGCGCCTCGGCACCGCCCCCGGCGACATCCTCGACGCCGACGGCACCAAGCTCGGCGAGCACGACGGCGCCTACGGCTTCACCATCGGCCAGCGCAAGGGCCTGCGGCTCGGCCGGCCCGCCGCCGACGGCAAGCCCCGCTACGTCCTCGACATCTCCCCGGTCGACAACACCGTCACCGTCGGCCCGGTCGAAGGACTCGACGTGCACGCCCTCACCGCCATCCGCCCCCGCTGGTGCGGCACCCCCGCCGCCGGCGAGGGCCGCTACACCGCCCAGCTGCGGGCGCACGGCGAGGAGGTGCCGGTCACCGCCGTGCTGGGCGAGGACGAACTGCACGTCCGGCTCGACACCCCCGCCCGCGGCATCGCCCCCGGCCAGGCCGTGGTGCTCTACGACGGCACCCGGGTGGTCGGCTCGGCCACCATCGCGAGCACCGAGCGGGCCGTCGGGGTCTAGCACCCCACTTCGGCGTCGGATTCGTCCAGGTGTGACAGCGGCGGCATCGTGACCACCTCGCCGCGCAGCGCTCGGCGCAGGGTGTCGCGCAGCCGTTCGTCGTCCAGGACCGTCCGGTAGTCGCCGAGCCAGGACAGTCGGCGGTCGAGCGCGAGGACGTGGGCGGCGGCGGTCCGGACCTCGGGGGAGAGCGGGCCGCGCCGGGACAGGGCGCAGACGGCCCAGGTGCCGCGCAGGTACGGGGCGGGGCTCTCGTGGACCAGGCGGACCGGCGGGGTCCGGAGCAGTCCGCGCGCCATCGCCTCCAGGTCCGAGGGCGGCTCGGGGGCGTCGGCCGGGCCGCCCCAGGCCGCCAGCAGCCGGGCGCCCGGGTGGTAGTGCGGCCAGGCGTGCGACTCGCCCTCCCGGGCCCACTCGGCGACCTGCGGGCGCAGCGCCGCCGCGTGCTCGCGCAGCGGGAGCAGCGCGTCGTACGGTTCGGGACGGCGCGGGTCGCCGCGTACGTAGCCCCGGCCGTTCTCCCGTTCCACCGCCGTACCAGGCCGGGCAGGACGCGCGGGTCGCCGAGCCGGGCCAGCGCCCACCGGGCCTGGTCGGCGGTGGTGCCGTCGAGGAACTCGTCGCCGTCGGTGTCCGCCAGCCGGGCGTGCAGCGCGTCGGCGTACGGGGCGGCCGCGCGGCCCAGCACGGCGAGGGCGGCCGCGGCCCGGTGCCGGACCTCCGGGGCGGGCGAGGACAGCAGCGCGCCGGCGGTGGCGGGCCAGAGCGGGCCGGTGGACGGGACGTCCAGCAGCGGGCGCCAGCCGGCCTCCAGCGCGGCCGCGCACAGCTCCGGGCGGCCCGCGTCCCGGGCGTCCCGGGCCAGCCGGACGGAGAGGTGCGCGGCGAGACGCGGCGGCAGTGACCAGGCGATCGAGGCGACCTCCCGTCCCAACTCGGCCCGGTAGTCCTCGTCGGGCCGGTCCCACAGCCGCTCGACCGCCGCGGGCGCCGCCGGGTCGAGGACGGCCGCCACCCACTGGTCGGCCCAGCGCTCCGGCTCGGCGGCGTCCAGCGCGGCCAGCCCCCACAGCGCGGCCAGCCGGTGGGCGGCGGCGTCCGGGCCGTCCGCGCCGTGCAGGGTGTCGGTGAGCAGGGCGCGGGCCGCGTCGTCGGCCGGGTCGGCCACCGCACCCAGGCGTTGCAACTGCCTTACCCGCAGCCAGGGTTCGGTCTCCAGCGGGATCCGCGCCAGCAGTGGCCCGGCCCGCTCCACCAGGTGCACGGCCGTGTCGCGCACCGCTGGGTCCGGGTCGTCGAGCAGCGGCTCCAGGGCGGTGCGGTGCTCGCGCCAGGCGGCGGCCCAGCCGTGCGCGTGGCGCTCGGCGGCCTCCTGCCGGCCGACGCCGACCAGCAGCACCAGGGCGCTCAGCAACTGCTCCCGGTTCGGCAGGTCCGGGGCACGGACCAGGGCGATCAGGAAGGGCAGCGCGGCGGGCGCGGCCGGTTCCATGCCCTTGTTCCAGTGGTACAGCGCCGGAACGACCGGCTCGCCCCGGGCGGCCCGCCGCAGTTGCTCCAGCACCGGTTCGCGGGCCCACACCGTCAACCGCCGCCACGCTTCGTCCACTGCCGTCACGCGCGGCATGGTGACAGGCCGGGGAGCGGTGGGCCAGGGGTTTTCCGGAGGGCTGCCGGGAGGGCGGGGCGCCGCCGTGCCGCCGCCCGCGTTCGGGACCGGGAGCTGCCGCGCCCAGCCGGGGCGGTCCGCAAACGGTTTGACCCGGGTGCACCGGCCGGTGATAGGACTGGGAGCACTATGAACATCACGGTCTTCTGCTCCGCCAACTCCCTCGACGACACGTACACCGCCCCGGCGGCCGAGTTCGCCCGGCTGCTCGGCGAGGCCGGGCACACCCTGGTGTGGGGCGGTTCGCACGCCGGGCTGATGGGCGAGCTCGCCGACGGGGTCAAGGCCGCCGGCGGGCGGCTGGTGGGGATCTCGGTGGAGTTCCTGCGGCACAAGGCGTACGAGGGCGCGGACGAGCTGGTGACCATGCCGGACCTGCCGACCCGGAAGGCCGAGCTGCTGGCGCACGGGGACGCGCTGGTGGTGCTGGTCGGCGGGATCGGCACGCTGGACGAGATCACCGAGGTGCTGGAGCTGAAGAAGCACGGCCTGCACGACAAGCCGGTGGTCGTCCTCGACACCGAGGGCTTCTACACCGGCCTGCGCCTCCAGCTGGAGCGGATGGACGCCGAGGGCTTCCTGCCCCGTCCGCTCGCCGAGCTGGTGGCCTTCGCGCGGACCCCGGCCGAGGTGTTCGCCCACCTGTCCGCACACCAGCCCCAGTAAGGAAGACCGCCTTGGGTGTCCACCTGATCACCGGTGCCGGCTCCGGCATCGGCGCCGTCGTCGCCGACAAGCTCACCGCCCGCGGCGAGGAGCTCTGGCTGCTCGTCCGCGACGCCCGCCGCGCCGCCCAGTTGCGCGAGCGCTACCCCGACGCGCGGACCCTGGTCGGCGACCTGGACGACCCGGCCAAGCTGTCCTGGGCCTTCGGCCACCAGACGCTGCCGGTCGAGCTCGACTCGCTGCTGCACGTCGCCGGGGTGGTCGAGCTCGGCACCATCGCCGAGACCCCGGTCAAGGCGTGGCAGCACCAGCTCAACGTCAACGCCGTCGCGCCCGCCGAGCTGACCAGGCTGCTGCTGCCCTCGCTGCGGCTGGCCCGCGGCCACGTGGTGTTCGTCAACTCCGGCGCCGGGCTGCGCGCCGACCCGACCTGGGGCTCGTACGCGGCCAGCAAGTTCGCGGTGCGGGCGCTGGCCGACGCGCTGCGGCAGGAGGAGCACGCCAACGGCGTCCGGGTGACCAGCGTCTACCCGGGCCGTACGGCCACCCCGATGCAGCAGAAGGTGCACCAGCAGGAGGGCGCGGAGTACGACCCGGCGCGCTGGATCGCGCCGGAGTCGGTGGCCACCGCCGTCCTCACCGCGATCGACCTGCCCCGGGACGCCGAGATCACCGAGATCACCGTCCGCCCCGGCCGGTAGCACGAGCACGAGCACGAGCACGAGCACGGGGGCGCGGGCCGTTTCCCGCGCCCCCCGCCGGGCTCGTAGGCTCTCCCCGTGACTGACGTGGACGTTTTCGCGGAGCTGGCCGGGGCGGCGACCGGGATCGGCTCGATGCCCGGCGGCGACGCCCGGGACACGGCCCGGGGCGTGGCCGCCGAGCTGGAGCAGCTCCCGCACCTGCCCGAACTGCCCGCCCGCGGCCCGGGCGCCGACATGATCGGCCGGGGCGCCGGACTGCTCACCGAGCTGTTCGTGCAGACCGAGCCGAGCGGCTGGCGCTTCACCGACCGCCCCGGACGCGACACCAGGCGGGCGGTGTCCTGGCTCGGCGAGGACCTCGACGCCCTGGAGGAGTACACCCAGGGCTACACCGGCCCGCTCAAGGTGCAGGCCGTCGGGCCGTGGACGCTGGCCGGCTCGATCGAACTGCGGCACGGCGAGAAGGCGCTCAGCGACCCCGGCGCCTGCCGCGACCTGGCCGGCTCGCTCACCGACGGCCTGCGCCGCCACCTCGCCGACGTCCGCCGCCGGGTCCCCGGCGCCACCGTCGTGCTGCAACTGGACGAGCCGCTGCTGCCCGCCGTGCTGGCCGGCTCGGTGAAGACGGCCAGCGGCTTCCAGCGGCTGCGCGCGGTCGACCGCCAACTCGCCGAGCACGCCCTGCGCGAGCTGATCGGCGGCCTCGACGCGCCCGTCCTGGTGCACAGTTGCGCGCCCGGGGTGCCGATCCCGCTGCTGCGCCGGGCCGGTGCCGCCGGGATCAGCCTGGACTTCGGCCTGCTGACCGAGCGCGACGACGACGACCTCGGCGAGGCCGTCGAGGGCGGCACGCTGCTGCTCGCCGGTGTGGTGCCGTCCACTGACGCGGAAAGGTCCGACCCGGCCGGTAGTGTCCAGGGTGTCAGGACGCTGTGGCGCCGGCTCGGTCTGGCCCCCGAACTGCTGGGCCGCCGGGTCGTGGTGACTCCCACGTGCGGGCTGGCGGGGGCCTCCCCGGCGTACGCGCGGCGGGCGCTGGCCACCGCGGTCCGCGCCGCCCGGAGCCTGGTGGACAACCCGGAGTAGCGAGCGAGGAGGACGGCGCGGTGGCGGCTGTGGAGGGCTGGGAGGACGTCCCGGCGGAGGTGCGGACGCGGCACGCCGAACTGGCGACCGAGATCGAGGAGCACCGCTCCCGGTACTACGAGCAGGACGCGCCGGTCGTCACCGACGCCGAGTTCGACGCGCTGATGCGCGAGCTGGAGGCCCTGGAGGCCGCGCACCCGGCGCTGGCGACG is part of the Kitasatospora setae KM-6054 genome and harbors:
- a CDS encoding DUF6891 domain-containing protein, producing the protein MLEIAVQDKSGRVGVRVSEDELRDLVRDMGQWKGSFLVLQRVPDLPDTYAQTCPEDGAWTVEHRDGAQSRHFAARVTELERVAELLVGWARQDADWAAGEQWERIDFGPDPEPAPLELSAEDEEALIAEVRRLLVGGYATLAQAAEAAEEYLVDGEHRPVSREQARQLAERLWRERVAEQRAWTGETDPERLARAFAVLDAAGITAREDFTCCGSCGYAEIGAEAAPGARGFVFFHSQSTDGAAAGGDLWLQYGGFDGSEATTAAVGREVVAALAGVGLATAWDGEPDDAIRVTGLDWRRRLVG
- a CDS encoding trimeric intracellular cation channel family protein, whose protein sequence is MTSEIFPHNVQQTLDLIGIFVFALSGGLMAVRKNMDIFGICVLAEATALGGGVLRDLVIGALPVAAFTSFGYFPTPLVAGVVVFFLHPEVERITRTVMVLDAAGLGLFCVTGTIKAHTYGLGAVPSVACGMLTAAGGGVIRDLLAMEPPSLLRWDREIYAVPALVGSAVVAILIGMGRLTPLYASLAAVVAFAMRMLALKYGWRAPRAWHRNGSRTSEE
- a CDS encoding IclR family transcriptional regulator, with translation MSQTVDRALTILASLGEGPASLEQAAARIGVHKSTALRLLRTLQEHGFVHRQSDQRYRLGGRLFALAHQALEGIDIRQVAAPYLAVLNERYGHTVHLSVLEEDEVLYLDKVEAKYPDHGRSWLGEASRIGRRAPAVATAAGKVLLADLPAEKLTAFLAEVEFPARTPQSIRGPEEFRAELTEVRRRGWAVDQAEYQEAVNCIAAPIAGTEGTAIAACSISAPVRIASVNELSKLLPELLCTVEAISLAYGGAPTPRWCENRCGAKHEVRASRT
- a CDS encoding cysteine desulfurase family protein — its product is MAYLDHAATTPMLPEAIAAMTARFGVVGNASSLHTAGRRARRVVEEARESLGESLGARPSEIVLTAGGTESDNLAVKGLYWSRRDADPARRRVLSSPVEHHAVLDAVHWLAEHEGAEVEYLPVDALGRVHPEALRAAIERSPETVALVTVMWANNEVGTIQPIRELAAVAAEFDVPMHSDAVQALGQVPVSFAESGLTALTVTGHKVGGPYGVGALLLARTAKPVPLLHGGGQERDVRSGTLDAPGSAGFAVAAALAVERQPRYAAAVAALRDELLAVVRSAASDAVLNGDPAADGRLPANAHFSFPGCEGDALLMLLDAAGVECSTGSACSAGVPQPSHVLLAMGVEPESARASLRFSLGHTSTAADVAALAAALPGAVERARRAGLVRAR
- a CDS encoding MarR family winged helix-turn-helix transcriptional regulator, which encodes MDTPLPERTVRDLTGMLVQAAHAMNTRLSLALAEIDSSPRKHCVLLHALEAERTQSQLAAIAGLDKTTMVVTADELERDGLAERHPSATDRRVKVIRVTPAGAELVRRGEVIVDRVHGEALGELSAGERQVFVDALDRLQQATEFPLAGEGGVVRRLRRARQG
- a CDS encoding MFS transporter, with translation MSENSSRARWLALAVVCAGMLMVILDGSITTVALPAIQADLHIGTAGLTWVVDAYVVAFGGLLLLAGRLGDLLGRRRVYLAGIAAFTAASVLCGLAVNSGTLIAARFLQGAGGAMASAVGLGMVVALFPDPAERARAFGAVGFTGAAGASLGQVLGGVLTQGLGWHWIFFINLPIGAAALLAGRRLLADDRGPGLKAGADAPGAALVTAGLMLGVYTIVEGGPAGWTSARTLATGAAALVLLAAFLLRQARTATPLLPPRILARRTTALANLIQLLMLAALFGFQILLALYLQQVQHYSALATGLAMLPAALTIAAVSLLLAARTIARLGERRTLLLGLILLTAGIALLTRLPAGHLSYAADVLPTLLSAAGFGLAATALTALGMADARPEDAGLLSGLLNTTQQVGAALGVAVLTALAAGRGTGGFHLAFGTAAALLAAAFLLALALPRHRAAPPAGAAAAGAGAAAEPPVLTHG
- the mnmA gene encoding tRNA 2-thiouridine(34) synthase MnmA — encoded protein: MTDFPGAPTTPSTGRLRVLAAMSGGVDSAVAAARAVEAGHEVTGVHLALASNPQSFRTGARGCCTLEDSRDARRAADVIGIPFYVWDLAERFREDVIDDFVAEYAAGRTPNPCLRCNEKIKFAALLDKAVALGFDAVCTGHYARIVDHPDGTRELHRAADAAKDQSYVLGVLDADQLAHSLFPLGDTTKDVIRAEAERRGLAVAKKPDSHDICFIADGDTQGFLAERLGTAPGDILDADGTKLGEHDGAYGFTIGQRKGLRLGRPAADGKPRYVLDISPVDNTVTVGPVEGLDVHALTAIRPRWCGTPAAGEGRYTAQLRAHGEEVPVTAVLGEDELHVRLDTPARGIAPGQAVVLYDGTRVVGSATIASTERAVGV
- a CDS encoding LOG family protein, producing the protein MNITVFCSANSLDDTYTAPAAEFARLLGEAGHTLVWGGSHAGLMGELADGVKAAGGRLVGISVEFLRHKAYEGADELVTMPDLPTRKAELLAHGDALVVLVGGIGTLDEITEVLELKKHGLHDKPVVVLDTEGFYTGLRLQLERMDAEGFLPRPLAELVAFARTPAEVFAHLSAHQPQ
- a CDS encoding SDR family oxidoreductase yields the protein MGVHLITGAGSGIGAVVADKLTARGEELWLLVRDARRAAQLRERYPDARTLVGDLDDPAKLSWAFGHQTLPVELDSLLHVAGVVELGTIAETPVKAWQHQLNVNAVAPAELTRLLLPSLRLARGHVVFVNSGAGLRADPTWGSYAASKFAVRALADALRQEEHANGVRVTSVYPGRTATPMQQKVHQQEGAEYDPARWIAPESVATAVLTAIDLPRDAEITEITVRPGR
- a CDS encoding methionine synthase — translated: MPGGDARDTARGVAAELEQLPHLPELPARGPGADMIGRGAGLLTELFVQTEPSGWRFTDRPGRDTRRAVSWLGEDLDALEEYTQGYTGPLKVQAVGPWTLAGSIELRHGEKALSDPGACRDLAGSLTDGLRRHLADVRRRVPGATVVLQLDEPLLPAVLAGSVKTASGFQRLRAVDRQLAEHALRELIGGLDAPVLVHSCAPGVPIPLLRRAGAAGISLDFGLLTERDDDDLGEAVEGGTLLLAGVVPSTDAERSDPAGSVQGVRTLWRRLGLAPELLGRRVVVTPTCGLAGASPAYARRALATAVRAARSLVDNPE